The following coding sequences are from one Humulus lupulus chromosome X, drHumLupu1.1, whole genome shotgun sequence window:
- the LOC133806822 gene encoding uncharacterized protein LOC133806822 — MLAEDLFDMYSKPDPVAPSNKKKGSRKHRGESSWNPPTKKARTEDPLVPFPSKETTPPPTPIDQTSPLAPVDQTCPPAPANQTPPTHADQTPPDQIGEALTNMVLSSAKDRLTKLSRHRHSREAISNTDSMEVDQIFNRALNKVLNLKVSEDKHAEELKTAEAKYTEQLEAAKKKNAELLEQKAKLAEELKQFQAALTKAIEDKEKYKEASLLNFREACKLQDDLVISRKETEGLEERVKEPEETNASNLERYKGATFKCFYMF, encoded by the exons ATGTTGGCTGAAGATCTATTCGACATGTATAGCAAACCTGACCCTGTTGCTCCTTCGAACAAGAAAAAGGGAAGCAGGAAACATCGTGGAGAAAGCAGCTGGAACCCTCCGACGAAAAAGGCTCGGACCGAGGATCCTTTAGTACCatttccttccaaggaaacaacacctcctccaactcccatcgACCAGACGTCTCCACTAGCCCCCGTCGACCAGACATGTCCTCCAGCCCCTGCTAACCAAACTCCTCCAACTCACGCTGACCAAACACCTCCTGATCAGATAGGAGAGGCTTTGACGAACATGGTTCTCAGttcagccaaagataggctgacAAAGCTATCGAGGCACCGACACAGCCGAGAGGCCATCAGCAATACTGACTCCATGGAAGTCGATCAGATCTTTAACCGTGCATTGAACAAAGTGCTCAAC CTCAAAGTATCTGAGGATAAACACGCTGAGGAGCTTAAGACGGCTGAGGCCAAATACACCGAGCAGCTTGAGGCAGCCAAGAAGAAAAACGCTGAACTGCTCGAACAGAAGGCCAAGCTGGCCGAAGAGCTAAAACAGTTCCAGGCTGCCCTGACCAAAGCCATTGAAGAtaaagagaagtacaaggaggcttctTTGCTTAATTTCAGGGAAGCATGTAAGCTTCAAGATGATCTGGTCATTAGCAGAAAGGAGACTGAGGGATTGGAGGAACGTGTCAAAGAGCCTGAGGAGACCAATGCCAGTaacctggagaggtacaagggaGCCACTTTTAAATGCTTCTATATGTTCTAG